The following are encoded together in the Flavobacterium haoranii genome:
- the gldA gene encoding gliding motility-associated ABC transporter ATP-binding subunit GldA, producing the protein MSIVVENISKFYGDQKALDSISFTIKKGEIVGFLGPNGAGKSTLMKILTTYLSADEGKAEVNGFDVLTQSKDVQKSVGYLPEHNPLYLDLYIREYLAFNADVYKVSSSRIDEVIALTGLTPESHKKIGQLSKGYRQRVGLACALLHDPEVLILDEPTTGLDPNQLVEIRELIKNVGKNKTVFLSTHIMQEVEAICDRVIIINKGELVEDKSLQSLTKNEIEHQIIEVEFDILIDETLIEFENLINKQTSDNINWELTFESLEDMRPKVFDFAQANNLKILQMSKKTKKLEDIFREKTKKK; encoded by the coding sequence ATGTCGATAGTAGTTGAAAACATCTCTAAATTTTATGGTGACCAAAAAGCCCTAGATTCGATTTCTTTTACAATAAAAAAAGGTGAAATTGTTGGATTTTTGGGTCCAAATGGCGCTGGAAAATCTACTTTAATGAAAATTTTAACTACTTATCTTTCAGCTGATGAAGGAAAAGCAGAAGTAAATGGTTTTGATGTTTTGACTCAGTCAAAAGATGTTCAAAAATCCGTTGGCTATTTACCAGAACATAATCCATTATATTTAGATTTATACATTAGAGAATACTTAGCTTTTAATGCAGATGTATATAAAGTTTCCTCTTCAAGAATTGATGAAGTAATTGCATTAACTGGGTTAACTCCAGAAAGTCATAAAAAAATTGGTCAACTTTCAAAAGGATATAGACAAAGAGTAGGGTTAGCTTGTGCTTTATTACACGATCCAGAAGTTTTAATTTTAGATGAACCAACAACAGGATTAGATCCAAATCAATTAGTTGAAATTAGAGAATTGATTAAAAATGTTGGAAAAAATAAAACTGTCTTTCTTTCAACACACATTATGCAAGAAGTGGAAGCCATTTGTGATAGAGTTATCATTATTAATAAAGGAGAACTTGTAGAAGATAAATCGCTTCAATCTTTAACCAAAAATGAAATTGAACATCAAATTATAGAAGTTGAATTTGATATTTTAATAGATGAAACTTTGATTGAATTTGAAAATCTAATTAACAAACAAACCTCAGATAATATAAATTGGGAATTAACTTTTGAATCTTTAGAAGATATGAGACCAAAAGTATTTGACTTTGCCCAAGCTAATAATTTAAAGATTTTACAAATGTCTAAAAAGACTAAAAAACTTGAGGACATTTTTAGAGAAAAGACCAAAAAAAAATGA
- a CDS encoding DUF2256 domain-containing protein: MNKNSFKGNKSYLPTKVCLVCERPFSWRKKWAKNWEEVKYCSDACRKKK, encoded by the coding sequence ATGAATAAAAATTCATTTAAAGGCAATAAATCCTATTTACCAACTAAGGTTTGTTTAGTTTGTGAGCGACCTTTTTCATGGCGAAAAAAATGGGCAAAGAATTGGGAGGAAGTCAAATATTGTAGTGATGCATGTAGAAAAAAGAAATAA
- a CDS encoding ABC1 kinase family protein — translation MKKIDSIPTNKIERVAKLVTTGAKVGGNYLKYYGEKVINPSLTKDKLHEENATDIYDGLKELKGSALKVAQMLSMEKNLLPKSYVEKFSLSQFSVPPLSAPLVRKTFKNYFKQYPEDLFDSFSPDSINAASIGQVHQAEKDGKKLAVKIQYPGVRDSIKTDIALVKPVAVRMFNLQGTSDEYFQEVEDKLTEETDYQLELSQSEQTRKDCAVIENLKFPKYYPEYSCERIITMDWMKGVHLSEFCEKETSQEKRDKIGQTLWNFYMFQIHKLKKFHADPHPGNFLVDENANLIAIDFGCMKEIPDSFYKPYFEVATPEALADKEYFEAKLYELEILKETDSVKEKEFFSKMFHELLSVFTQPVQAEEFDFSNPTFFAQIAALSEKFSNDKTLRKMNGSRGSKHFIYVNRTFFGLYNLMFDIKAKIKVNDFEKYLK, via the coding sequence ATGAAAAAAATTGATTCCATTCCAACCAATAAAATTGAACGTGTTGCCAAATTGGTTACAACAGGAGCAAAAGTTGGTGGAAATTACTTAAAATATTATGGCGAAAAAGTCATAAATCCTTCGTTAACCAAAGATAAATTGCACGAAGAAAACGCAACGGATATTTACGATGGATTAAAAGAACTCAAAGGAAGTGCACTGAAAGTTGCTCAAATGCTCAGCATGGAAAAAAACCTTTTGCCCAAATCGTATGTAGAAAAATTTTCATTATCGCAATTTTCTGTGCCTCCTTTATCAGCACCATTGGTTCGTAAAACATTTAAAAATTATTTCAAGCAATATCCAGAGGATTTATTCGATTCTTTTTCTCCCGACTCCATAAATGCAGCAAGTATTGGTCAAGTACACCAAGCGGAAAAAGACGGAAAAAAATTAGCAGTTAAAATTCAATATCCTGGTGTTCGAGATAGTATTAAAACGGATATTGCTTTGGTAAAACCAGTAGCAGTTAGAATGTTTAATTTACAAGGAACTTCTGATGAATATTTTCAAGAAGTGGAAGATAAATTAACGGAAGAAACAGATTATCAATTAGAACTTTCGCAAAGTGAACAAACAAGAAAAGATTGTGCTGTTATTGAAAATTTAAAGTTTCCAAAATACTATCCTGAATATTCTTGTGAACGAATCATCACCATGGATTGGATGAAAGGTGTGCATCTTTCTGAGTTTTGTGAAAAGGAAACTTCACAAGAAAAAAGAGATAAAATTGGGCAAACTTTATGGAATTTTTACATGTTCCAAATTCATAAATTGAAAAAATTTCATGCCGATCCACATCCAGGAAACTTTTTAGTAGATGAAAATGCGAACTTAATCGCGATTGATTTTGGTTGTATGAAAGAAATTCCAGATTCGTTTTACAAACCGTATTTTGAAGTAGCTACTCCAGAAGCACTTGCGGATAAAGAATATTTCGAAGCAAAATTATACGAATTAGAAATTTTAAAAGAAACCGATTCAGTTAAAGAGAAAGAGTTTTTCTCTAAAATGTTTCACGAATTATTATCGGTTTTTACACAACCCGTCCAAGCGGAAGAATTCGATTTTTCAAACCCAACATTTTTTGCACAAATCGCTGCATTAAGTGAGAAGTTTTCAAATGATAAAACACTTCGAAAAATGAACGGAAGTAGAGGTTCGAAACACTTTATATATGTAAACCGAACATTTTTTGGTTTGTACAACTTAATGTTCGATATAAAAGCAAAAATAAAAGTAAACGATTTTGAAAAATATTTAAAATAA
- a CDS encoding tetratricopeptide repeat protein — protein sequence MKKLLYTFVILFVANITFAGELDSILSEARTLKAKKDYTEAIKTFEKYIKLAKNENLKDVYVEIANCNFYLGKKDIAVKYIKKAITDYGFKESDFIYNPAIDAQLSDYALAQVYDELDKLQNRYLATND from the coding sequence ATGAAGAAATTACTTTACACTTTCGTTATTTTGTTTGTAGCGAATATTACTTTCGCTGGGGAACTTGATTCAATTTTATCTGAAGCTAGAACTTTAAAAGCAAAAAAAGACTATACAGAGGCCATCAAAACTTTTGAGAAGTATATAAAGTTGGCTAAAAACGAAAATTTGAAAGACGTTTATGTAGAAATTGCAAATTGTAATTTTTATTTAGGGAAAAAAGATATAGCTGTAAAGTATATAAAAAAAGCTATAACAGATTATGGTTTTAAAGAGAGTGATTTTATTTATAACCCAGCAATCGATGCGCAATTATCTGACTATGCTTTAGCCCAAGTTTATGATGAATTAGACAAATTACAAAATAGGTACTTAGCTACTAACGATTAA
- a CDS encoding TetR family transcriptional regulator C-terminal domain-containing protein yields the protein MPNSVYEFAKSNGFEEAEFYQFFASFEQIEQDFFKQMFNYTFSMIQKSDDYEAYDAKQKLSVFYFTFFEVATANRSFVNYLLVQEKNKLKSLSKLKSLRTSYLEFAKAILENPIKSDIERFNKVQSRVLVEGAWAQFLAILKYWLDDTSPNFEKTDVFIEKSVKASFDVLYNVPFESVLDFGKFLWKEKMNM from the coding sequence ATGCCAAATTCAGTTTATGAATTTGCAAAAAGTAATGGTTTTGAAGAAGCTGAATTTTATCAATTTTTTGCGTCTTTTGAACAAATTGAACAAGATTTTTTCAAACAAATGTTCAATTACACTTTTTCAATGATTCAAAAATCAGACGATTATGAAGCTTATGATGCAAAACAGAAATTGTCGGTTTTTTATTTTACTTTTTTTGAAGTAGCAACAGCAAATAGAAGTTTTGTAAATTATCTATTGGTTCAAGAAAAGAATAAATTAAAATCGTTATCTAAACTAAAATCACTTAGAACTTCTTATTTGGAATTTGCGAAAGCGATTTTAGAGAATCCAATTAAATCAGATATTGAAAGGTTCAATAAAGTGCAAAGTAGAGTTTTAGTTGAAGGAGCTTGGGCTCAGTTTTTAGCAATTTTAAAATATTGGTTAGATGATACTTCACCAAATTTTGAAAAAACAGATGTTTTTATTGAAAAATCGGTGAAAGCAAGCTTTGATGTTTTGTATAATGTGCCTTTTGAAAGCGTTTTAGATTTTGGAAAATTTCTTTGGAAAGAGAAAATGAATATGTAA
- the metH gene encoding methionine synthase encodes MTEVDCNKYLKLSGLEPLIVTPETNFVNVGERTNVTGSRKFLRLIKEEKYDEALDIARAQVEGGAQIIDVNMDEGMLDGVYAMTKFLNLIAAEPDIARVPVMIDSSKWEIIEAGLKVIQGKGVVNSISLKEGEETFIHHAKLIKRYGAAVIVMAFDENGQADTYERRIEICKRSYDILVEKVDFPAEDIIFDPNIFPVATGMEEHKLNALDFFRATKWIRENLPYAHVSGGVSNVSFSFRGNDKVREAMHSAFLYHAIQHGMTMGIVNPEMLEVYDEIDPILLEHVEDVLLNRREDATERLLDLAESFKGDVKSNEKAIAGSSEANRRKQWRNGSVQERLTHSLVKGIDEFIEIDIEEARLLASKPIEVIEINLMAGMNVVGDLFGSGKMFLPQVVKSARVMKKAVAYLLPYIEASKDDATSSSAGKVLMATVKGDVHDIGKNIVSVVLACNNFEIIDLGVMVPPEKIIETAVKENVDIIGLSGLITPSLDEMVYLAKEMDKLNIKIPVMIGGATTSRAHTAVKIAPEYKETVVHVNDASRAVTVATNLLQPDTKTNYAKGLREEYDTLREGYLNRSREKNFLSIEEARKNKFKIDWNANQPVKPNFVGTKTVEVALSELVDFIDWTPFFQSWELYGKFPAILTDEVVGEQATSLFADAQKMLEQIIDEKWFEAKGVLGIFPANTVNDDDIEVVCQTELVEVKQTINFLTLRQQSQKTVGAPNIALADFIAPKEIGKQDYIGCFCVSTGFGVDEKALEFEKQLDDYNSILVKALGDRLAEAFAEYLHLKVRKEIWGYASDEILSNDELIKEQYKGIRPAPGYPACPDHLEKPTIWKLLNVEQEIGVKLTESMAMWPAASVSGYYFANPQSKYFGLGKIKKDQLEDYAKRRNISIEKAEKWLSPNLAD; translated from the coding sequence ATGACAGAGGTAGATTGTAATAAATATTTAAAATTATCAGGTTTAGAACCTTTGATCGTAACTCCAGAAACTAATTTTGTTAATGTTGGAGAACGTACTAATGTTACAGGTTCTAGAAAATTTCTTCGATTAATTAAAGAAGAAAAATACGATGAAGCGCTCGATATTGCGCGTGCTCAAGTTGAAGGTGGTGCGCAAATTATCGACGTAAACATGGATGAAGGAATGTTAGATGGAGTTTACGCTATGACTAAATTCCTAAATCTAATTGCTGCCGAACCTGATATTGCTCGTGTTCCGGTAATGATTGATAGTTCTAAATGGGAAATTATCGAGGCTGGTTTAAAAGTCATTCAAGGAAAAGGAGTAGTAAATTCTATTTCTTTAAAAGAAGGTGAGGAGACTTTTATTCATCATGCTAAATTAATCAAACGATATGGAGCCGCTGTAATCGTTATGGCTTTCGACGAAAATGGTCAAGCAGACACTTATGAAAGACGTATTGAAATTTGTAAACGTTCATATGATATTTTAGTAGAAAAAGTAGATTTTCCTGCTGAAGATATCATTTTTGATCCCAATATTTTTCCAGTCGCAACGGGAATGGAAGAGCACAAACTAAATGCTTTAGATTTCTTCCGAGCAACCAAATGGATTCGCGAAAATCTTCCGTATGCGCATGTTTCGGGCGGAGTTAGTAATGTGTCTTTTTCTTTCCGAGGCAACGATAAAGTGCGTGAAGCCATGCATTCGGCATTCTTATATCATGCTATTCAACACGGAATGACAATGGGAATTGTGAATCCTGAAATGTTAGAAGTGTATGATGAAATTGATCCTATTTTATTAGAACATGTTGAAGATGTTTTATTAAATAGAAGAGAAGATGCTACAGAGCGTTTACTAGATTTAGCCGAAAGTTTCAAAGGTGATGTGAAATCGAATGAAAAAGCTATTGCCGGCTCGAGCGAAGCGAACAGGCGTAAGCAATGGCGAAATGGTTCGGTTCAAGAGCGATTGACGCATTCATTAGTAAAAGGAATCGACGAGTTTATTGAAATCGATATCGAAGAAGCACGTTTGTTGGCTTCAAAACCAATTGAAGTTATTGAAATCAATTTAATGGCAGGAATGAATGTGGTTGGAGATTTGTTTGGAAGCGGAAAAATGTTCTTGCCACAAGTAGTAAAATCAGCTCGTGTAATGAAAAAAGCGGTTGCTTATTTGCTTCCTTATATTGAAGCTTCAAAAGATGATGCTACTTCTTCAAGTGCTGGGAAAGTATTGATGGCAACGGTAAAAGGCGATGTTCATGATATTGGTAAAAACATTGTTTCAGTAGTTTTAGCTTGTAATAATTTCGAAATTATCGATTTGGGAGTTATGGTTCCGCCAGAAAAAATCATAGAAACGGCTGTAAAAGAAAATGTTGATATTATTGGTTTAAGCGGATTGATTACGCCTTCATTAGATGAAATGGTGTATTTGGCTAAAGAAATGGATAAGCTGAACATCAAAATCCCTGTTATGATTGGTGGTGCGACAACTTCGCGTGCGCATACAGCAGTAAAAATTGCACCAGAATATAAAGAAACAGTTGTTCACGTAAATGATGCTTCTCGTGCGGTTACAGTTGCAACTAATCTATTACAACCAGATACTAAGACAAATTATGCTAAAGGACTTCGTGAAGAATATGATACACTTCGTGAAGGATATTTGAATAGAAGTCGCGAGAAAAATTTCTTATCAATTGAAGAAGCTCGTAAAAATAAATTTAAAATAGATTGGAATGCGAATCAGCCTGTGAAACCAAATTTTGTTGGTACTAAAACAGTTGAGGTTGCACTTTCTGAATTGGTAGATTTTATCGATTGGACACCATTTTTTCAGTCATGGGAATTGTATGGGAAATTTCCAGCGATTTTAACAGATGAGGTTGTTGGAGAACAAGCTACTTCTTTATTTGCTGATGCTCAAAAAATGTTAGAGCAAATTATTGACGAAAAATGGTTTGAAGCAAAAGGTGTTTTAGGAATTTTTCCTGCTAATACGGTGAACGACGATGACATAGAGGTAGTTTGTCAGACTGAGCTTGTCGAAGTCAAACAAACTATAAACTTTTTAACGCTTCGTCAACAATCGCAAAAAACGGTTGGAGCTCCAAATATCGCTTTGGCAGATTTTATTGCTCCAAAAGAAATTGGTAAACAAGATTATATTGGGTGTTTCTGTGTGTCAACAGGTTTTGGAGTTGATGAAAAAGCTTTAGAATTTGAAAAACAATTAGACGATTACAATTCTATTTTAGTAAAAGCTTTAGGAGACAGATTAGCAGAGGCTTTTGCGGAATATTTACACTTGAAAGTTCGTAAAGAAATTTGGGGTTACGCTTCGGATGAGATTTTATCAAATGACGAATTAATCAAAGAACAATACAAAGGAATTCGTCCAGCACCAGGTTATCCTGCTTGTCCTGACCATTTAGAAAAACCAACGATTTGGAAATTATTAAATGTTGAACAAGAAATAGGAGTAAAGTTAACCGAAAGTATGGCGATGTGGCCAGCAGCTTCGGTTTCAGGTTATTATTTCGCCAATCCACAAAGCAAATATTTTGGATTAGGAAAAATAAAAAAAGATCAATTAGAAGATTACGCCAAAAGAAGAAATATTAGTATTGAGAAAGCCGAAAAATGGCTGTCACCAAATTTAGCAGATTAA
- a CDS encoding DASH family cryptochrome, translated as MHVEKRNKKILWFRNNLRTHDASYWKYIAPEDEVIAVYCIEPNWLQPTCYGWKKMEVFRAKFLLETLHVLQVNLSKFGIQLYVFQKTASEAFRDIYNEFPFDTIISQNEWTSEERAIENEIKTTFLNVNWNTFYDQFLIHPEDLSFSIQDLPNVFTTYRKKVEQSWNVKNCIELPNEKFTSVELSFSKEIPTVEDLGYASISIDHRSAFPFQGGENSALKHLKNYIWEFQQIKTYKETRNELVGVNYSTKFSAWLANGSLSPRIIYQEIRKFEEEVIANESTYWVLFELLWRDFFKCVSLKFGDALFYQSGILDRKYHWKQNPTIIQNWIDGKTEYDFVNANMLELKLTGWMSNRGRQNVASYFAKEKEQDWRIGASYFESMLIDYDVHSNYGNWNYLAGVGNDPRDRKFNIDLQAKNYDSFHVFRNLWLTKNKVEV; from the coding sequence ATGCATGTAGAAAAAAGAAATAAAAAAATACTTTGGTTTCGAAATAATCTTCGAACACACGATGCTTCTTATTGGAAATATATTGCTCCAGAGGATGAAGTAATTGCGGTGTATTGCATTGAACCGAATTGGTTACAACCAACTTGTTATGGTTGGAAGAAAATGGAAGTTTTCCGTGCAAAATTTTTATTAGAAACACTACATGTATTACAAGTAAATCTTTCCAAATTTGGTATTCAATTATATGTTTTTCAAAAAACAGCATCGGAAGCATTTCGAGATATTTACAATGAATTCCCATTCGATACAATTATTTCTCAAAACGAATGGACTTCTGAAGAACGTGCCATAGAAAATGAAATTAAAACAACATTTCTAAATGTAAATTGGAATACATTTTATGATCAATTTTTAATTCATCCTGAAGATTTATCTTTTTCAATACAAGATTTACCAAATGTTTTCACAACTTATCGTAAAAAAGTAGAACAAAGTTGGAATGTTAAAAATTGTATTGAACTTCCAAATGAAAAATTTACTTCAGTCGAGTTATCTTTTTCAAAAGAAATTCCAACAGTAGAAGATTTAGGTTATGCATCGATATCAATAGATCATCGTTCCGCATTTCCATTTCAAGGAGGAGAGAATAGTGCTTTAAAGCATTTGAAAAATTACATTTGGGAATTTCAACAAATAAAAACCTACAAAGAAACACGCAACGAACTTGTTGGTGTAAATTATAGTACAAAATTTTCTGCTTGGTTGGCAAATGGATCTCTTTCACCAAGAATAATTTATCAGGAAATCAGAAAATTTGAAGAAGAAGTAATAGCAAACGAATCAACCTATTGGGTTTTGTTTGAATTATTGTGGCGCGATTTTTTCAAATGTGTAAGTTTAAAATTTGGCGATGCATTGTTTTACCAAAGTGGGATTTTAGATAGAAAGTATCATTGGAAACAAAACCCAACGATAATTCAAAATTGGATAGATGGTAAAACAGAATATGATTTTGTAAATGCCAACATGCTTGAATTGAAATTAACAGGCTGGATGAGTAATCGTGGCCGACAAAATGTGGCGAGCTATTTTGCAAAAGAAAAAGAACAAGATTGGCGCATAGGTGCGAGTTACTTTGAGTCTATGTTGATTGACTACGATGTGCATTCCAATTATGGAAATTGGAATTATCTAGCAGGTGTAGGGAACGATCCTCGTGATCGAAAATTCAATATCGATTTACAAGCTAAAAATTACGATAGTTTTCATGTTTTTCGCAATTTATGGTTAACTAAAAATAAAGTAGAAGTATGA
- a CDS encoding homocysteine S-methyltransferase family protein, whose amino-acid sequence MSKIQEEIKNRILVLDGAMGTMLQRYKFEEEDFRGERFKDFPHPLKGNNDLLSLTQPEAVKEVHRLYFQAGADIVETNTFSGTTIGMADYHMEDLVYELNFQSAKIAREVADEFTDKPRFVAGSIGPTNRTASMSPDVNDPGFRAVTFDDLKVAYRQQVEALIDGGCDLLLVETIFDTLNAKAALFAIEEVKEERNLDIPVMVSGTITDASGRTLSGQTVEAFLISISHIPLLSVGFNCALGADQLKPYLKELAHNTQLNISAHPNAGLPNAFGQYDQTPEEMQELIREYLQENLINIIGGCCGTTPDHIKLIAQVAKEFKPRTVEVVA is encoded by the coding sequence ATGTCAAAAATTCAAGAAGAAATTAAAAATAGAATTCTCGTACTCGATGGAGCTATGGGAACGATGTTGCAACGATATAAGTTTGAAGAAGAAGATTTTAGAGGCGAACGCTTTAAAGATTTTCCGCATCCTCTTAAAGGGAATAACGATTTGTTGTCACTTACGCAACCCGAAGCGGTAAAAGAAGTACATCGTTTGTATTTTCAGGCTGGTGCTGATATTGTAGAAACCAATACTTTTTCAGGAACGACTATAGGAATGGCGGATTACCATATGGAAGATTTAGTTTACGAATTGAATTTTCAATCGGCAAAAATCGCTCGTGAAGTTGCGGATGAATTTACCGATAAACCAAGATTTGTAGCAGGTTCTATCGGACCAACAAACAGAACGGCTTCAATGTCACCAGATGTTAATGACCCAGGATTTCGTGCGGTGACTTTTGATGATTTAAAAGTTGCTTACAGACAACAAGTAGAAGCTTTAATTGATGGTGGATGTGATTTACTTTTAGTAGAAACCATTTTCGATACATTAAATGCTAAAGCGGCTTTGTTTGCTATCGAAGAAGTAAAAGAAGAACGCAATTTAGATATTCCGGTTATGGTTTCAGGAACAATTACAGATGCTTCTGGAAGAACTTTATCTGGTCAAACGGTAGAAGCATTTTTGATTTCTATTTCGCATATTCCTTTATTGAGTGTTGGGTTCAATTGTGCCCTTGGAGCTGATCAGTTAAAACCTTATTTAAAAGAGCTTGCTCATAATACACAATTGAATATTTCGGCACATCCAAATGCAGGACTACCAAATGCTTTTGGACAATATGACCAAACTCCTGAAGAAATGCAGGAATTAATCCGTGAGTATTTACAAGAAAATTTAATTAATATCATTGGAGGTTGCTGCGGTACAACTCCAGATCATATTAAATTAATAGCACAAGTTGCAAAAGAATTTAAGCCTAGAACAGTTGAAGTAGTAGCATAA
- the metF gene encoding methylenetetrahydrofolate reductase [NAD(P)H] — protein sequence MKVIDHINNANGKTLFSFEIIPPQKGSSIQELYDNIDPLMEFKPPFIDVTTSREEFVYKDKGNGLLERRITRMRPGTVGICAAIQHKYKVDTVPHVLCGGFSREETEYLLVDCQYLGIDNVMALRGDAMKGEKYFEPSKGGHTYATDLVKQIKDLNKGKYLHEVIETSNSSDFCIGVAGYPEKHIEAPSMNYDMKWLKQKVDAGADYIVTQMFFDNQKYFEFVDKARAAGINVPIIPGIKPIATKRHLQLLPQVFKIDLPEDLIDAVSDCKNNEEVRQVGVEWAITQSRELLEAKVPVLHYYSMGKSDNIKNIASSIF from the coding sequence ATGAAAGTTATAGATCATATAAATAATGCAAACGGAAAGACGTTGTTTTCTTTCGAAATTATTCCGCCTCAAAAAGGTTCAAGTATTCAAGAACTCTACGATAATATTGATCCGTTAATGGAATTTAAACCGCCTTTTATTGATGTAACAACATCGCGTGAAGAATTTGTTTATAAAGACAAAGGAAACGGTTTGTTAGAAAGAAGAATTACTCGCATGCGCCCAGGAACTGTTGGTATTTGTGCTGCTATTCAACATAAATATAAAGTTGATACAGTGCCACATGTTTTATGTGGTGGTTTTTCAAGAGAAGAAACTGAATATCTATTGGTTGATTGTCAATATTTAGGTATAGATAACGTGATGGCTTTGCGTGGTGATGCTATGAAAGGAGAGAAGTATTTTGAACCTTCAAAGGGTGGACATACTTACGCAACTGACCTTGTAAAACAAATTAAAGATTTAAACAAAGGAAAATATCTTCATGAAGTAATTGAAACATCTAACAGTTCGGATTTTTGCATTGGTGTAGCTGGCTATCCTGAAAAGCATATTGAAGCGCCTTCTATGAACTATGATATGAAATGGTTAAAGCAAAAAGTAGATGCAGGAGCCGATTATATTGTAACCCAAATGTTTTTTGATAACCAAAAGTATTTTGAATTTGTAGACAAAGCAAGAGCAGCTGGAATCAATGTTCCAATTATTCCAGGTATTAAACCAATTGCAACTAAAAGACATTTACAATTATTACCACAAGTTTTTAAAATTGATTTACCAGAAGATTTGATTGACGCAGTATCAGATTGTAAAAATAATGAAGAAGTCCGTCAAGTAGGTGTAGAATGGGCAATTACACAGTCAAGAGAGCTTTTAGAGGCTAAAGTTCCAGTGTTACATTATTACTCTATGGGAAAATCTGATAACATTAAAAATATTGCATCATCAATATTTTAA